The following is a genomic window from Antechinus flavipes isolate AdamAnt ecotype Samford, QLD, Australia chromosome 3, AdamAnt_v2, whole genome shotgun sequence.
tgggagaaggagagggagagagacagacagagagagagagagagagagagagagagagagagagagagagagagagagagagagaagagagaggagagactatTATAATAGCTTCTAAAATGATAGCTTTCTTATCTCTAATTCATCTTCTATACAGCTGCCAAGATGACATTTCTGAAGCATAGGTCTTATTATGTCACTATTCTACTTAATAAATGATGGGGGCTTCCCATCACCTCCAGAATCAGATGCAAACCTCTCTGGCACTTAAAGCCAGTTACAACCAGGCAGCTGTGGTGCAGTGAACAGAGAGACTTGAAAGTTAAAAGACCCGAGTTAAAATTTGGTTTTCAGATATTTAACTTGAGCAAGGCAtgtaatctctgtctgcctcagtttccttgactgtaaaatgaagctaataaGAGCActtactttccagggatgtcctcAGTAagagaaaaagttatttttctcacCTTGaatactgaacaaaaaaattttatattggaCTCTGGAAGTGATAAGAAACCACTGAATGGAGAAGGGAGATGGAGATGATGGTGATATGGTCAGacatatactttaggaaaatccctttggcaaCTGAAGAAAGAATGGATTGGAGAgtagagagatttgaggcaggctGACCCTCCAGCAAGTTACTGCCATAGTTCAGGAGTGAAGTAATAgtggcaatgtcagaggagaaaagggggctTATTTAAGATATGTTGCAGAGGTGAAACCAAGGGGCaatccctcccctttcctccaccTCTGCATCCGATTTGATATGGGTGATGAGAGAGCGAGGAGTCAAGGATGAAGTTCTGGAACTATGATGTTGCCCTCAAAAGTAAAAGGAAGTTTGGGAAAGGAACGTGTTTGGGGCAAAAGATAATgggttttggacatattgagtttcaGATCTCTACTGTAAATCCAGTTCAAGATTTCTGAAAGGTAGATGGAGGTCAGCAGAAAGGTTGGGATAGAACAGGCAATCATCAACAGAAATGATAATTAAgttcatgggaactgatgagatcaccagatgaaggggaagaagagaaggaagacaaGAACAAGTTAGAGGGTATGGCCTGCATGACAATCCAGCAAGAGATTAAGGAGGAGTAGTCTggtagggaggaggaggaggaggaagaagagaccaGAAGAGAGTTATTTCCTGAATGtgcagagagaagagagtatcaagaagAGGAGGATGAGATCTTGTTATTCAGGTCTTTTTCAAGCATGTCCGATTTTTCatattccatttggagttttcttgacaaaaatccTGGAAtggttctccatttccttctccagctcattttacagatgaggaaactgaggcaaacagggttaagtgacttgcccagggttacacagctagaagtgtctgagggtagatttgaactcatgaagatgagtctcctTGACTTCAAGCCTGTATTCACTGCATCATATAGCTAGCTGCCCCTTCTGACTTTGGGTAAGGTATTAAAATGTCCCTAGTAATAATATATTCAATACCTGACTTccaagattgttttgaggatcagatTAAATCatctatgtaaagcactttgtaaatgtcAAAGTATTGTGTAAAAATAAGTCATTCTTACTTATTATTGCACTTCAGAATTGAACTCCATGGAGCTGGCTATCACAGGGATCCTGACATTATTCACGGTGATCTCTGTCATCATATACTTGGAGGACGCCATTTACCTGTACAAGAATACAAGATGCCCCTTCAAAAGGAAGAACCTAATGTGGACTAGTTCTGCTCCAACGGTGAGAGATCTACCAATTTTGGCAGGGCAGGACCACCAGTAATAGTGCAGCCTTCAAACTCAGCTCTTCAAGTGTTTGAGGAGTTATCCTCCAGAGGGCAAGAATTCCATTCAGTTCATTTCTCTGAACAAAGatttatgaaatgcttatttTTGTGGAATTCACCATATTTTGTGAGACTCAAAAATGAGTCTCACCTCtcaaaaatatttcccatttcaCTGCTTCaaatactcactagctatgtgaagCTGGAAAAATGACCCtatctttgttttcctcagtttcctcacctagtaaaatgaggctaatgatatcacttacctcccaggttgttgtgaggatcaaatgagatgatatttgtaaagcactttgcaaaccttcaagttcTAGATAAATTCTACCTATTGTTATTATGACTATTACTATTATATAAAGCAGATCAATAAAAATTTGAGGTAGGAGAAAGCATTAACAACAAAGGGACTCAAGAAAAGTTTCATGGAGCCAGTGACACCTGAGCTAAGTCTTTGAAGGAAGGTAAGACTTTTGAAAGTCTAAGATGAAGAGGGATGGGAGGCCAGAGGACATGGAATGTCACGATTGGGGAAAAGCTAATTGATGGAAGAGGACATAAAGAAGAGTAATGTGAGATACTCCTAGAAAGATAGATTAGAGTCAGTTAAAGAGTCCCTAGACCAAGGATGGGGAATGTCCAAACTGGAGGCCACATAAGGCCCTTctaaatcatttgctaaggcaactccAGTGGATGATGAGCTGCAAGCTAGGAACAACAGCCTCCCTCTGCTTGAGTTCAGTAACTTGAAAGGGCCATAAATAATGTTATATTCAAATGGcccttagatttaaaaaaaaaaaaaaaagttcttcaccCCTGCCTTAGATACTATAAGGAGGGTAAATAAATTTTTTCTGAGCTTGGGTGGCCCAACCTGTGCCTTGAGGAAGGAAAATCAATTAGAAGACTTTGAATAGACACACACCCCCACCCCCGAGATGGACAGATCCTGAATTAGGATGGTGACCTTGTGAATGAAGAGAAGATGGATGGGAGATTGACAGATGTAGggtttggcaactgattgaatgtGGGTAATGAGTTAAGAATATTTCTGAAGTAATAGACCTAGGAGATTGGAAGGATGGTAGTGCcatcaatagaataaaaattggttggttgttatcctttgttctcaaagaggaccaaaattatatcattatattgtaGTCAAGATAGTGTGACCCACTGGACCAATATGAGttcagaaggctctaccacagacCAGGCACAAATAATCTATATGAACACCTTCAGAGATAACTGGTGAAGTCGCCAAGGGAGAGACTATgggataagaagagaaaaaaatctatggcTGACCCTTGAGGGACAACCATAATCAAGGGGTAGGATATTAAATGATGATCCAACAAAGAACAGTTTCAGTAGGGTGATGGGGAGAGAAAGCTAAGTTGGTtgtaaagaaaaaacagagagaggggggaaggaagggagggtgaaagggagggagagagagagagagaaaagaaggaaagaaggaagaaaggaaggaaggaagaagggagggcggaagagagaaagggagggaaggagggaggaagagagggagaaagggagggagaaaaggaaggagggagaaaaggaagaagggaagggaggaagaggagggagggaggaagggaagaaggaagagaagaaaaagaaaatgaatttactaAATCTTTATATACTAAATATGGTGCTCTGTACTGAGAATCCAATACAAAGGACAAatcctgtcctcaaagaatttacagcATAATCTAATACGattaaagtgcttagtacaatgcctggcacatagtaggtgcttattctCCTTCCACTCACTAAGGACCAAGGAGAATGGCAGTAATGAGCAAATGGAGTAATTAGTAGTTTGATCTGCTCAGGCTAACTACTGTAATAGAAAGGATAATTCAAATCCTGTCCATCTACCAAAAGATATTTTGGTTCTGGAGAACTTCAGGGATGCTGTATGTAGAAAGGATGCTAGCCCTGATTTAATTACTATGCCCACAGCAGAACaggagatggaaaatggaatggtgggaatagaaaggaagaacaTAAGGCAGCAGCAGGGCAGATGACACATCATGAAGAGGTTCAGGGTTGGCTGGGTATAGTGGATTGGGTGAGTTTGCACTTATTCCCTAATCAGCACAGCTCTGGGCAGAATTTCAAAACTGAGTAGATAAACTCTCCCAGGGGAGTTCAGTTCTAGGGGATACAATTTCAggtaaagagaagaagagggataGTAAAACAATTCATATTATTCAGAAATCCCAAACTCATTCTTAGACAAGTACCTTTTAACCAGATTTTCACTTTTTCCAATCCTCTTCTGGAGACCTAACTTACAAATAGTGTcagtatttcaaaaataaaaataaaaaacaaattttaaaaatcacccaTGTTCCCAAGGTCTTAAATTTCTTGCCCTTTAAGATTCTTAACACTGTTTTCTCTGAGTTGAGGCAGCTCACTAATCTTTTCAGGTACATTGGATGGGACAAACTGCTAAGAATGAGGAGGAAGGACAAATCTGGAGGACTGAAGGGAGATGGTTTAAAATAATTATCCTAGGGATTGTGATACAGAACCACCagccatttttatagatgagaaaactaagacagagaaaaaatgaCTTTCTTGTTATGTTTAAGGTGCTGGTGGGGCAACAGGGCAGTCACGTCTAGCAGAGAGAAATACAAGCCTGGAGCTGGGAAGATTTTAGGGCTGAACGCATAAATTTGGGAGTGACTTCATTGATGTATCCACTGAAATCATACGATTGTCTTTTAGGGCTGACCCACCTAAGAAATTGGACTTTGGAACTATAGCGAAAAGATGCTCTGTCCTAGGAGGcattctcccttctcccaaccGATTGTCTTGATTCTTTCCAAGTAGGTAGTATCTTTATTTTGCTGCTGTGGACTGTGGATACCCCGCTCCCTGGTGTTCGTGGAGATGGCTGTCACCTCGTAAGCATCCTAGTGCCCCTGTAGGGTCTGGCTTCTACTCCTAATCCCACATGCCTTCGTGCTCTGCTTTTGCCCATCTAGCTTTGAACATTCTCAGCTTCTGCTCTTCTCTCTGTGCTTGTAACCTCTGCCCAACATGGGGCTGATCAGGGGCTTGCTGCTCCCAAACCTGATCAGAAGATGAGCACTTCTCAAACTGGTTATTCAGCTCTTCTGAAGCCAAGGGTTTTTGTTAAGAAGCACCCTTTTCTTCTTAAGGAGcattccttttcccatttctagAATCACACAACTCCTTTTCCACTGTCCCCTGCTCCTGTTCTCTCATCTCGCTGTTCCACACATAAGGCCAGGCTCTGCTGCCCCATCTCTTTTCTACTTCACATTTACCCTTCTTCAGGCAATAAATCTGTTTCTCCTAGGACAGCtaacttcctccttcccttcctctctgtcccCAGGTATTTTGCCATTTGCTTTTACTTGGTGATGCTGGTCATGGTGCAAGGTTTTGGTGGGAAGGAAGCAGTACTGAGGACGCTGAAGGATACCCCGATGGTAGTCCACACTGGCCCATGCTGCTGTTGCTGCCCCTGCTGTCCCCACCTCATTCTTACCAAGTATGGAAAAggcaagggagagggaagagaaagggagggagaggaggaagagagggagagagggagagagagagagaaagagagagagagagagagagagaacgagagagagaaaaagagaatgagacagagagaacgagagaacgagagagagagagagagagagagacacttcCAAACAGTAATTAACAAGGGCAGATCGGCTTTTAACTACTTCATTTGGCTCTTCTTGGTGcttggagaggggaagagaagcatttattaactatgtgccagacattgtgctaagcacttcacaatatttaatttccaaaacAATACTGAGATGGGTTCTATGAACCCCATTTTTAACTTAGTAAGAGTTTAAATGATGTGCTtgcaatcacacagctagtgtctgaggcaagattttaaatcggatcttcctgcctccagagtCAACACTCATCTAATTGCCTTGACCCTGAATTTTGCCCATTAGTTGTTATCTTTGAGATGAGGGTGTGTGGGAGCCTGGAATGAGGATGTCCTGCCTTCTAGTATTATGATagcaagtatttatatagcactttcaggtTAGTGAatgttttacatgttatctcattttttgTTACTCACAAACTGGGAGAAAGATGCTATtgccatccccattttatagatgaggaaactgagactgaataGCTAACTTGCTCAAAAGTCAGACAGTCAATATCTGAGACgggatttaaactcagctcttaGCTTCTTCTCTGTTCCCTTCCTACCAATCCCCAGAAGATGAGAGAATCCACTTAACCCAAATTGAGCAACCACTTTGGCTGTCCACCAAAGGAGGGGTGGGCTCTGTGCCAAGGATCCCTCTCACTCTTCTCAGGAGGAAGCTGCAGGTGCTAGTCCTGGCCCCCTTCCAGTACGCCTTCCTCAAAATGGTCTTTGTCCTGCTGGGGCTGATGCTGATACCTGATGGCATCTATGATCCGTCAGATGTAAGTAGGGGTCCAGGGGATGAGCCTCATTCCACGCTGTCTCCAAATGAGCAAACGTAAGAGACCCTGCCTTATTCTGGTGGGACAAAGCAGTGTAGGGGTTTATGTGGGGAAGTAAGGCCCAACATGACAGTGCAAGGAGGGGAAGGGCACTCTGGCCTTTTCCCTCTCACCATCATCATGGGACAGAAGATTCTGGGCAGAATTCTATCACCGACTCCTTTCTTCTCTGATCCACCCAGATCTCTGCAGGGAGTACAGCCCTATGGATGAACACTGTCCTTGGTGTGTCCACCTTACTGGCACTCTGGGCCCTGGGCATCGTCTTCCGCCAGGCCAGGTTACACTTACGCGCTCAGAACATGGGAGGCAAATTTGCCCTCTTTCAGGTAACTGCATCTAAGTGCACCGATGTTGTCAGTTTCTTCGCTTGAAAGAAACAGTATCCTGAGCTAGAGAGCCCTGCCCTTATCCCCAAATTTGGAATCCCTACGATTTCTCTAGGTTTGGGGAGCCAGAAAATTGATCTGTCCTCAACTAACTAAAGGAGATGAATCACGGAGAGGGAAAAGGGGTAAGAAgttaaatcagaagaaaaatctgaaaaagaaaagcattcatAGTATAGCCATAAGGTTCAGAGACCGCAGCCGTGAATATTTGCTGTCATGTTATTCAGTTgcttttcagtcacatccaagtctttgtgacctcatttgaggtttacTTGATACAGATACTAGAATGaagttctctagctcattttacagatgaggaaactgaggcagagttgagtaacttattcagggtcacactaCTAGCAGGGGGagtctgaagctgcatttgaactcaggccttcctgacttcagacccagcattctatgcaCCACTAAACTGCCCTTCATCTATATTACCAGTCCTTCAAATGCTTAGAAGCCTGTCACATTTCCCcaaatttcttcatatgacttcAATGTAGCAAAATAATCTCTAGTAACTTGCCTCAGGACATTCTTCAGCTGTCAGTGTTCAGAATTCCAGATTCTTAATCACCATTATTTCTTGGATCTTACCAATAATTTTGTAACTCCATCAGAGTTTAAGATGTCTCCATTGGGATATCCTGCCAATACTCAAAATGAAACCTCCTtaggaattcttttttctctccatcatTGTTCCATTTATCCTAAGAACTTCAGAATTATCTTTAACTCTCTCCTCTTAGTCATCCCCCACTTCCCAATTATGAGTATCAACTTCCTCTATACTAATTTTTATTATCTCATGTCTTATTATATTTCCAATGCCATTGCTCTAATCTATATCCTCATCTTCTCAAATATAGGTTAATACAttcaaaaaacacttattaagcacatGCAGAAGATTGTTCTAGGTGTTAGGGAAGTTTAGTTAAGATACACTCCTTGCTCAGAGAGTTTACAATTGGGAGGGTgcaaaatatacatacaaataattataaaagaatacATATGGTACTCTCCAAAGTTCTGTCCTGGGTCctcttttcactttatatttgGGGATCTCATCAGCTACCATACATTCAACTATGATTCCAATATTTATATATCCAGTCTTAATCCTGAGCTATAATCATATATCACTTACTCCCTCTTGGACATCTCAAAATGGATGTCCTACAAGAATCTCAAACTTAACAAGTCCCACACAAAAATTACTATCTTCCCCTCAGAGCCCTCCTCTCTTCCTATTATTAAGGGCACCACCATCTTTCCTATCACCCAGGTTTGAAACCTCAATGTGATTCTTGACTTCTCACTCTCACTCACCCTATATATCCAATCTATTGCTAGACTTTGTAACATCTCCTATATATACATCCCCTTGTCTCCATTCACATACCCTCCCACCTGGTGCAGGCCATCTTTACCTTCTGCTGGTCTATTACAAACAGATTTCTACTTACGCTCTCAAGTCTTGCCTGCTCTAGTTCACCTTCTATTCAGGTCtcagtgatcttcctaaaggaCAGAACTAACCATGTCTCTGCCCCTACTCTCACTCAGTAAACTTCcaggattaaattaaaaaatccttCATTGGACATAAGTTTGTGGCTAGCCTTATCTTTTCAATCTTGTATTCTTCATTCCAATTACAGTGATCTACTTACTCTTCCTTAAACAAGATCCTCCCTTTCCTATAGGGGTGTTTTTCCACTGGCTTTCCCGTACCTTGAACACTCTGCCCCTTCCCCTCCACCTCTTTAATCTCCCTGGCTTCAAGATTGTCCAATTCCCACCT
Proteins encoded in this region:
- the SLC51A gene encoding organic solute transporter subunit alpha isoform X2, with the protein product MELSDSQIKPDPRFPPSLFQLLTINYSVPVECLSHPPTAAQLLTKLNSMELAITGILTLFTVISVIIYLEDAIYLYKNTRCPFKRKNLMWTSSAPTVVSLFCCCGLWIPRSLVFVEMAVTSYFAICFYLVMLVMVQGFGGKEAVLRTLKDTPMVVHTGPCCCCCPCCPHLILTKRKLQVLVLAPFQYAFLKMVFVLLGLMLIPDGIYDPSDISAGSTALWMNTVLGVSTLLALWALGIVFRQARLHLRAQNMGGKFALFQVLLIFTALQPSIFSILASTGQIACSPPFSSKIRSQETFLMSVLTRIYYRKRDAKMGFEPLSFLDPSSATDA
- the SLC51A gene encoding organic solute transporter subunit alpha isoform X1; the protein is MELSDSQIKPDPRFPPSLFQLLTINYSVPVECLSHPPTAAQLLTKLNSMELAITGILTLFTVISVIIYLEDAIYLYKNTRCPFKRKNLMWTSSAPTVVSLFCCCGLWIPRSLVFVEMAVTSYFAICFYLVMLVMVQGFGGKEAVLRTLKDTPMVVHTGPCCCCCPCCPHLILTKRKLQVLVLAPFQYAFLKMVFVLLGLMLIPDGIYDPSDISAGSTALWMNTVLGVSTLLALWALGIVFRQARLHLRAQNMGGKFALFQVLLIFTALQPSIFSILASTGQIACSPPFSSKIRSQVMNCHLLVIETFLMSVLTRIYYRKRDAKMGFEPLSFLDPSSATDA